A region from the Curtobacterium sp. MCBA15_012 genome encodes:
- a CDS encoding HipA domain-containing protein has product MVGRIDVSGWEHVRVEPRGATKKEWLRHPEASSNDPASDWLFKAVVDHADGSRQAGDFTEVIAARVASHLGLPVAETELARRDRVDGVIVRNVQPIGFDMITGRLAMLDALGVTARGSDRDRTATRGHSLDNVIETLAEYDVPPGAVSWDGCSAQDVMVAYLLLDALIGNTDRHEHNWSVLRNRDPSGRDHLAALYDLGASMGFQLTDERRASILSAPEGISRFVERGRAGRFDGDRRTTLLDLAVRASHRCSSTGRDRLLAMVDSIASMDLDSGVLDLDGMSEVARTFASAVLSTNRGRISHAPWT; this is encoded by the coding sequence ATGGTGGGGCGCATCGACGTGAGCGGGTGGGAGCACGTCCGCGTCGAACCGCGAGGCGCGACGAAGAAGGAATGGCTCCGCCATCCGGAGGCGAGCTCCAATGATCCCGCATCCGACTGGCTCTTCAAGGCAGTCGTCGACCATGCGGATGGTTCGCGTCAGGCCGGGGACTTCACGGAGGTCATCGCAGCGCGCGTCGCATCGCATCTCGGCCTCCCCGTCGCGGAGACCGAACTCGCACGTCGTGATCGGGTCGACGGCGTCATCGTCCGGAACGTCCAGCCCATCGGCTTCGACATGATCACCGGTCGGCTCGCCATGCTCGACGCACTTGGGGTCACTGCGCGGGGCTCCGACCGCGACCGGACTGCAACCCGAGGGCACAGTTTGGACAACGTCATCGAGACGCTCGCCGAGTACGACGTGCCACCCGGCGCCGTCTCCTGGGATGGTTGTTCAGCGCAGGACGTCATGGTCGCCTACTTGCTCCTCGACGCGTTGATCGGGAACACAGACCGACACGAGCACAACTGGTCCGTGCTCAGGAATCGAGACCCCTCTGGGCGAGATCACTTGGCTGCCCTCTACGACCTCGGCGCATCGATGGGTTTCCAGCTCACCGACGAGCGCCGAGCTTCGATACTGAGCGCGCCCGAAGGCATCTCTCGGTTCGTCGAGCGTGGACGCGCCGGGCGATTCGACGGTGACCGAAGAACAACACTCCTGGATCTTGCCGTCCGTGCGTCCCATCGTTGCTCCTCCACTGGCCGAGACCGGCTTCTTGCCATGGTCGATTCGATCGCTTCAATGGATCTCGACAGTGGGGTTCTGGACCTGGACGGCATGTCAGAGGTAGCTCGTACGTTTGCCTCGGCAGTATTGAGCACCAACAGAGGGAGGATCAGCCATGCTCCGTGGACATGA